One region of Gigantopelta aegis isolate Gae_Host chromosome 7, Gae_host_genome, whole genome shotgun sequence genomic DNA includes:
- the LOC121378108 gene encoding alpha-N-acetylgalactosamine-specific lectin-like encodes MHAKVASCGCPFEDGYELLDNPKLCVKAFGDKKPIEEARKICQDSGAMLIVSDTDEKNTAVSEYVRKTLGTTSYFIGLTDERTEGMYIWENGNVLTFSKWSYSQPDNKKNRDCVMATPSSWISFICNSPRAFVCEKQI; translated from the exons ATGCATGCTAAAGTAGCATCTT GTGGATGCCCTTTCGAAGATGGATACGAGCTGCTTGACAATCCGAAATTGTGCGTTAAGGCTTTCGGGGACAAGAAACCAATAGAAGAAGCACGCAAGATTTGCCAAGATTCGGGAGCCATGTTGATCGTTTCAGACACGGATGAGAAAAATACGGCTGTCAGTGAATATGTCAGGAAAACATTAG GGACAACCAGCTATTTCATTGGTTTGACAGACGAACGGACCGAGGGCATGTATATCTGGGAGAACGGAAACGTCCTTACTTTCTCAAAGTGGTCTTATAGTCAAcctgacaataaaaaaaaccgaGATTGCGTAATGGCTACACCAAGCAGTTGGATTAGCTTTATTTGCAACTCTCCAAGAGCATTCGTTTGTGAGAAACAAATCTGA